In bacterium, the genomic window GCAGACGCCCGGCGCTATCGGGTATGTCGAGCTGGCATATGTCGTGCAAAACCAACTCACCTACGCCGTCCTGAAGAATCGTGACGGGACATGGGTGGCGCCTTCGCTGTCGTCGACCACCGCGGCGGCGGCCGGCGGGGCGCAGAAGATCGCCCAGACGAACGACGTCCGGGTCTCGATCGCCTACGCTCCCGGGGCGAACGTGTATCCGATCGCCGG contains:
- a CDS encoding phosphate ABC transporter substrate-binding protein PstS, which translates into the protein QTPGAIGYVELAYVVQNQLTYAVLKNRDGTWVAPSLSSTTAAAAGGAQKIAQTNDVRVSIAYAPGANVYPIAGFTYLLVPQNQTDEAKGKALAEFLWWAIHDGEKDAPQLLYAPIPSPVVAIDERILKTVNFQGKALLAER